In a genomic window of Quercus lobata isolate SW786 chromosome 4, ValleyOak3.0 Primary Assembly, whole genome shotgun sequence:
- the LOC115986962 gene encoding cycloartenol-C-24-methyltransferase, producing the protein MSKAGALDLASGVGGKIDKNEVLSAVDQYEKYHVFYGGEEEERKANYSDMVNKYYDLVTSFYEFGWGESFHFAPRWKGESLRESIKRHEHFLALQLGLKPGQKVLDVGCGIGGPLREISKFSSTSVTGLNNNEYQISRGKELNRITGVDKTCNFVKADFMKMPFPDNSFDAVYAIEATCHAPDAHGCYKEIHRVLKPGQCFAAYEWCMTDSFDPNNQEHQKLKAEIEIGDGLPDIRLTGKCLEALKQAGFEVIWEKDLAADSPVPWYLPLDTSHFSLSSFRLTTVGRFITRNMVKTLEYVGLAPKGSQRVQSFLEQAAEGLVGGGKKEIFTPMYFFLARKPLSDNL; encoded by the exons ATGTCGAAGGCAGGAGCATTGGATCTCGCATCGGGTGTCGGTGgaaagattgacaaaaatgAAGTTCTCTCCGCTGTTGATCA GTATGAGAAGTATCATGTCTTCTATGGAggtgaagaggaagagaggaaagcTAACTACAGTGACATG GTAAATAAATACTATGATCTTGTTACCAGCTTTTATGAGTTTGGATGGGGGGAGTCTTTTCATTTTGCACCCAG ATGGAAGGGGGAGTCTCTTCGAGAGAGCATCAAGCGACATGAGCACTTCCTTGCTTTACAACTAGGCCTGAAGCCTGGACAAAAG GTGTTGGACGTAGGGTGTGGAATTGGTGGACCACTAAGAGAAATTTCTAAATTCAG CTCAACATCAGTCACAGGATTGAACAACAATGAATATCAGATATCAAGGGGAAAG GAACTAAACCGCATTACTGGAGTGGATAAAACCTGCAACTTTGTGAAG GCTGACTTCATGAAAATGCCATTTCCTGACAATAGTTTTGATGCAGTATATGCGATTGAAGCTACTTGCCATGCACCGGATGCG CATGGATGCTACAAAGAAATACACAGAGTATTAAAACCTGGACAATGTTTTGCTGCATATGAGTGGTGCATGACTGATTCTTTTGATCCCAATAACCAAGAACATCAAAAACTAAAG GCAGAAATTGAGATTGGTGATGGCCTTCCTGACATCAGGTTGACCGGAAAATGTCTTGAAGCTCTGAAGCAAGCTGGTTTTGAG GTCATATGGGAGAAAGATCTTGCAGCGGACTCACCTGTCCCCTGGTACTTGCCTTTAGATACCAGTCACTTCTCACTGAGTAGTTTCCGTCTAACCACTGTTGGGCGTTTCATCACGAGAAACATG GTCAAGACCCTGGAATATGTGGGACTTGCCCCAAAGGGAAGTCAACGTGTCCAAAGTTTTCTAGAGCAGGCTGCGGAAGGGCTAGTTGGAGGTGGAAA GAAAGAGATTTTCACACCAATGTATTTCTTCTTGGCCCGGAAGCCGCTTTCAGATAATCTGTAA
- the LOC115983547 gene encoding probable ribosome biogenesis protein RLP24 yields MRIEKCWFCSSTIYPGHGIQFVRNDAKIFRFCRSKCHKNFKMKRNPRKVKWTKAYRRLHGKDMTQDSTFEFERKRNRPERYDRNLTENTLKAIKTIDKVRSRREAKHIETRKKGKKAQLMREAVKELEQSINLVKAPGAFKEDNSLTLPKIKVKVSQTQAENQPMEE; encoded by the exons ATGAGGATAGAGAAGTGTTGGTTCTGTTCCTCCACTATATATCCAGGGCATGGTATTCAGTTTGTCCGCAATGATGCAAAG ATTTTTCGCTTCTGTAGATCCAAATGCCACAAGAATTTCAAGATGAAGAGGAATCCTCGCAAGGTGAAATGGACCAAGGCCTATAGGCGGTTGCATGGAAAGGACATGACACAA GATTCTACCTTTGAGTTTGAGAGGAAGCGTAATAGGCCAGAGAGATATGACAGGAATCTCACAGAAAACACTCTGAAGGCCATTAAGACAATCGATAAAGTAAGATCAAGGAGGGAGGCCAAACACATTGAGACGAG aaagaagggaaagaaggCCCAGCTGATGAGAGAGGCAGTAAAGGAGCTGGAGCAAAGCATCAACTTGGTCAAAGCCCCAGGTGCTTTCAAGGAGGACAATTCTCTCACTCTTCCAAAGATCAAGGTCAAGGTATCACAAACACAGGCAGAGAATCAACCCATGGAAGAATGA